A single window of Bordetella genomosp. 11 DNA harbors:
- a CDS encoding MmgE/PrpD family protein: protein MNATTLIGQFAEFAAGTAVADVPASAVDQARLCLVDWFAVGIGAAGDAQAAAVAKALEQRQDNRRGAATLLTGGQASAADAALGNGVFSHILDFDDTHVPSILHGSGPLWAALLAVGETHGIAEDRLLSGFAVGFQAGARLGSQGLGERLTRQGWHATPVLGRVAAAAAISHARQFDPVTAAHAIALAASQATGFTRSFGSMAKPLNAGRAASDAVLAADLAHASVQGPLGILDGPDGLVQTLLQDHGLTLDHAVQGLSEPPWEVSRNSFKPYASCQLTHAAIDAARALSRQCAPQRLRGIRAHIHPLALKIAGRATARTSAEAKFSLRFCIALGLSGYPGSMHDFGDERISDPALQSLAGKVELIADTTQTRTSARLEIVDDDGHEAVHSIPHAFGSIENPMRWEHLERKFFDLVHDRLPADRAPALFDTLSNFGQPGGLAYGMSLLRPGE from the coding sequence ATGAACGCAACCACGCTTATCGGGCAGTTCGCCGAATTCGCGGCCGGGACGGCCGTGGCGGACGTCCCCGCTTCCGCTGTCGACCAGGCCCGCCTATGCCTGGTGGACTGGTTCGCCGTCGGTATCGGTGCCGCCGGAGACGCGCAGGCCGCCGCCGTGGCGAAGGCATTGGAACAAAGACAGGACAACCGGCGCGGCGCGGCGACGCTATTGACGGGCGGCCAGGCCAGTGCGGCGGATGCGGCGCTGGGCAATGGCGTGTTCTCGCACATCCTTGATTTCGACGACACCCATGTGCCTTCCATTCTGCACGGCAGCGGCCCCCTGTGGGCGGCGCTGCTCGCCGTGGGAGAAACGCACGGCATCGCCGAAGATCGCCTGCTGTCGGGCTTCGCGGTAGGTTTCCAGGCCGGGGCGCGGCTGGGCAGCCAGGGCCTGGGCGAGCGGCTGACGCGCCAGGGCTGGCATGCCACGCCCGTGCTCGGACGCGTTGCCGCCGCGGCCGCCATCTCGCATGCGCGGCAGTTCGATCCCGTCACGGCAGCCCATGCGATCGCGCTCGCGGCCTCCCAGGCCACGGGATTCACCCGTTCGTTCGGCTCCATGGCCAAGCCGCTGAATGCCGGCCGGGCCGCATCCGATGCGGTGCTGGCCGCCGATCTGGCCCACGCATCCGTGCAGGGCCCCCTCGGCATCCTGGACGGACCGGACGGCCTGGTCCAGACACTGCTCCAGGACCACGGACTGACACTCGATCATGCGGTCCAGGGCCTGTCCGAACCGCCCTGGGAAGTTTCCAGGAACAGTTTCAAGCCCTATGCTTCCTGCCAATTGACCCACGCGGCCATCGATGCCGCGCGGGCGCTATCGCGCCAGTGCGCCCCGCAGCGCCTGCGCGGCATCCGCGCCCACATACATCCGCTGGCATTGAAAATCGCGGGACGTGCGACGGCGCGGACATCGGCCGAGGCGAAATTCAGCCTGCGCTTCTGCATTGCCCTGGGCCTGAGCGGATATCCCGGCTCCATGCATGATTTCGGCGACGAAAGGATATCCGACCCGGCCTTGCAGTCCCTGGCCGGCAAGGTCGAGCTTATCGCCGATACGACGCAGACGCGCACCTCCGCGCGACTGGAAATCGTCGACGACGACGGGCACGAGGCCGTTCATTCGATTCCCCACGCATTCGGCAGCATCGAAAACCCGATGCGGTGGGAGCATCTGGAACGGAAGTTCTTCGATCTGGTCCACGATCGGCTGCCGGCGGATCGGGCGCCCGCCCTGTTCGATACCCTGTCGAATTTCGGGCAGCCAGGGGGCCTGGCCTATGGCATGAGCCTGCTGCGGCCGGGCGAATAG
- a CDS encoding LysR substrate-binding domain-containing protein, with protein MNIQQLRYICEVSRHALKVSKAAEVLHTSQPNISTQIKLLEDELGMTIFQRQRRRLVGITPDGQKVIERAQRILSEVNEIKAIGGEQQLENSGTLVIAASHTQARFRLPAVLQRFREGYPDVHISIRPESGKAIQDALVAGSADIGILSQCKDGDTELVYIPFQTYQRILLVNQGHPLLRKKKVSLQDIIQHPIVLYEPSQTAETLMRTLSQVPPPGPALLKATNADVVKAYVEHGLGVAVVPDLVFDPARDLTLKAISVSHLFPASTTYVAVSRKHHLRRYAYSFIETLAPQVTRTVVERALTARRTRRYAPGT; from the coding sequence ATGAACATCCAGCAGCTCAGGTATATCTGCGAGGTATCCCGGCATGCGTTGAAGGTGTCGAAGGCGGCGGAGGTACTGCATACCTCGCAGCCCAATATCAGTACGCAAATCAAGCTGCTGGAGGACGAGCTGGGCATGACGATCTTCCAGCGGCAACGCCGCCGCCTGGTGGGCATCACCCCGGATGGGCAGAAGGTCATCGAACGCGCGCAGCGCATCCTGTCCGAGGTCAACGAGATCAAGGCGATCGGCGGGGAACAGCAACTGGAAAACAGTGGCACGCTGGTGATCGCCGCCAGCCACACGCAGGCACGATTCCGCCTGCCAGCGGTGCTTCAGCGATTCCGCGAGGGCTATCCCGACGTGCACATCAGTATCCGGCCCGAAAGCGGCAAGGCCATCCAGGACGCGCTGGTGGCGGGATCCGCCGACATTGGCATACTGAGTCAATGCAAGGATGGGGATACCGAGCTGGTCTACATTCCCTTCCAGACATACCAGCGCATCCTGCTCGTGAACCAGGGGCATCCGCTTTTGCGCAAGAAGAAGGTCAGCCTGCAGGACATCATCCAGCATCCGATCGTGCTGTATGAACCCTCGCAAACGGCCGAGACCTTGATGCGCACGCTCAGCCAGGTGCCTCCGCCCGGCCCCGCCTTGCTGAAGGCAACCAACGCGGATGTCGTGAAGGCTTATGTGGAACACGGCCTGGGCGTGGCCGTGGTGCCGGATCTGGTATTCGACCCCGCGCGCGACCTTACCTTGAAGGCCATTTCGGTAAGCCATCTGTTTCCGGCGAGTACGACCTATGTGGCCGTCAGCCGCAAGCATCATCTCAGGCGGTATGCCTATTCGTTCATCGAGACGCTGGCTCCCCAGGTGACGCGCACGGTGGTGGAGCGCGCGCTTACCGCGCGGCGGACCAGGCGTTACGCGCCCGGCACGTAA
- a CDS encoding Bug family tripartite tricarboxylate transporter substrate binding protein has translation MRRIVHNILAATLMVASTGAGNAIAGTYPAGPVTVVVPFSAGGGSDSVARLISAKLGEKLKLTFIVENKPGGSTNPANEYVIRAEPNGQKLLLGQVTLSINPSLMPGLPYVPLRDLVPVAHIGDTPVILVTSPQFPPTDLASLMDYVRQRPGKINFASGGVGTSVHLAGELFKLRTGLDMAHIPYRGSAQMVTDLIGGQVQMIFNTASSVVPMIKAGKLRALAVSGAHRLQALPDVPTFKEAGLDNFDAPSWYGLMAPKGTPDPIVRILNTAVNEALREPEVKEALSEIGVEPVGGTPAEFEHYLHEQQTMWANVIQAAHIKIDP, from the coding sequence GTGCGACGTATCGTTCACAACATCCTCGCCGCCACGCTGATGGTGGCATCCACCGGCGCCGGCAACGCAATCGCGGGCACCTACCCCGCGGGACCGGTCACTGTCGTCGTCCCCTTCAGCGCCGGCGGCGGCAGCGACAGTGTGGCGCGTCTGATCAGCGCCAAACTGGGCGAGAAGCTCAAACTAACCTTCATCGTCGAAAACAAGCCGGGCGGTTCCACCAATCCGGCCAACGAATACGTCATTCGCGCCGAACCGAACGGCCAGAAGCTGTTGCTGGGCCAGGTCACCCTGTCGATCAACCCCTCGCTGATGCCCGGCCTGCCCTATGTGCCGCTGCGCGATCTGGTCCCCGTCGCGCACATCGGCGATACCCCCGTGATCCTGGTGACGTCGCCGCAGTTTCCGCCCACCGATCTCGCTTCGCTGATGGACTATGTTCGACAGCGCCCGGGAAAGATCAATTTCGCATCCGGTGGGGTGGGTACCTCCGTGCACCTGGCCGGCGAGCTATTCAAACTGCGGACCGGACTGGACATGGCGCATATCCCGTATCGGGGCAGCGCGCAGATGGTGACCGACCTGATCGGCGGCCAGGTGCAGATGATCTTCAATACCGCTTCCTCCGTCGTGCCCATGATCAAGGCCGGAAAGCTGCGGGCACTCGCCGTGTCGGGCGCGCATCGGCTGCAGGCGCTGCCCGATGTCCCGACGTTCAAGGAAGCGGGCCTGGACAACTTCGATGCGCCCTCCTGGTATGGGCTGATGGCGCCGAAGGGAACGCCCGATCCGATCGTCCGGATCCTGAATACGGCCGTCAACGAGGCCCTGCGGGAACCCGAGGTCAAGGAGGCGCTGTCCGAGATCGGCGTAGAACCCGTCGGTGGAACGCCGGCGGAGTTCGAACATTATCTGCACGAACAACAGACCATGTGGGCGAACGTCATCCAGGCTGCCCACATCAAGATCGATCCATGA
- a CDS encoding rhodanese-like domain-containing protein: MPSSLSEQETLRSVSPSDLSAMLSDGAELALIDVSEEGQFGMGHMLLAVNIPYSVLELQAPTLVPRKNCRVILVDHGGGIAARAARRLQAIGYTDVAVFEGGVAAWEDAGHQLFQGVYVASKAFGEWVEQHFHTPRIRPEELAALLEKQADVRILDPRTVNEHAANHVPRAVSCPSAELVYRFDDIVSSPETLVVVACGGRTRGIIGAQSLINAGVPNRVVALADGNHGWKLAGLALEAGLHEGYELVTDETKRRASQRAKRIRDDHRITQLDQPTLQAWVADSSRTTLLLDVRTAEEYAEGHYNGARHAPGGQLLQATDRWLGTLGARVVLIDTDGTRAAVICHWLRCMNWDAYTFVYEGNAGQAPQPDTAAQALRNAGSKSADEAARVTVQSQAGAMREARHLVFISPQDAALAMRAGAVAVSFDRSADYLQAHPAGSIWANRANLGPVRALLQGKRSLVLFSHDGSAAELAAIDLGESAPDPERQVRIVRGGMQAWKDAGYAVAGADEDALAQEDRIDTLYWMHDRRQGNKDAMRRYLEWEKGLLDQLKRDGYTFSAPGSRQ, from the coding sequence ATGCCCTCGTCTCTTTCCGAGCAAGAAACCCTGCGATCCGTATCGCCGTCCGATCTGTCGGCCATGCTGAGCGATGGGGCCGAATTGGCCCTGATCGACGTCAGCGAGGAAGGCCAGTTCGGGATGGGGCACATGCTCCTGGCGGTGAATATCCCCTACAGTGTGCTCGAACTCCAGGCGCCCACGCTGGTGCCGCGGAAAAACTGCCGCGTGATCCTGGTGGACCATGGCGGCGGGATTGCCGCGCGCGCGGCGCGCCGCCTGCAGGCGATCGGGTACACCGACGTTGCCGTGTTCGAGGGCGGTGTCGCCGCCTGGGAAGATGCCGGCCACCAGCTGTTCCAAGGGGTCTACGTCGCCAGCAAGGCCTTCGGGGAATGGGTCGAACAGCACTTCCATACGCCGCGTATCCGTCCCGAAGAACTGGCCGCCCTGCTGGAGAAGCAGGCGGACGTGCGCATTCTGGATCCCCGCACCGTCAACGAGCATGCGGCCAACCACGTTCCGCGGGCGGTCAGTTGCCCCAGCGCGGAACTGGTGTATCGATTCGACGATATCGTTTCGTCACCGGAGACCCTGGTCGTGGTCGCCTGCGGCGGTAGAACCCGCGGCATCATCGGGGCGCAGTCGCTGATCAATGCCGGCGTGCCGAACCGGGTCGTGGCATTGGCCGACGGCAATCACGGCTGGAAGCTGGCGGGCTTGGCCCTGGAAGCGGGGTTGCACGAGGGCTACGAGCTTGTCACGGACGAAACGAAACGGCGCGCGAGCCAGCGCGCGAAGCGCATCCGCGACGACCACCGGATCACGCAACTGGACCAGCCCACCCTCCAGGCATGGGTCGCCGATTCCTCCCGGACCACCCTGCTGTTGGACGTACGCACGGCGGAGGAATACGCCGAAGGCCATTACAACGGCGCGCGCCATGCGCCGGGTGGACAACTCCTGCAGGCCACCGATCGATGGCTGGGCACGCTGGGCGCCCGGGTTGTCCTGATCGACACGGACGGAACCCGCGCCGCGGTCATCTGCCATTGGCTGCGCTGCATGAACTGGGATGCCTACACCTTCGTTTACGAAGGCAACGCCGGACAGGCGCCCCAGCCGGATACGGCGGCGCAAGCGCTGCGGAACGCTGGCAGCAAAAGCGCCGACGAAGCGGCCCGCGTGACGGTGCAGTCGCAGGCCGGGGCCATGCGGGAGGCGCGGCATCTGGTGTTCATCAGTCCCCAGGATGCCGCGCTGGCCATGCGTGCCGGGGCGGTCGCGGTCAGTTTCGACCGCAGCGCGGACTACCTGCAGGCGCATCCGGCAGGGTCGATCTGGGCCAACCGGGCGAACCTGGGCCCGGTGCGGGCATTGCTGCAAGGGAAACGCTCGCTCGTGCTGTTCTCGCACGACGGCAGCGCGGCGGAGCTCGCCGCCATCGACCTGGGGGAATCCGCGCCGGATCCCGAACGGCAGGTGCGCATTGTGCGTGGCGGCATGCAGGCGTGGAAGGATGCGGGATACGCGGTCGCCGGTGCCGACGAAGACGCATTGGCGCAGGAAGACAGGATCGACACGCTTTATTGGATGCACGACCGGCGCCAGGGCAACAAGGACGCCATGCGGCGCTATCTGGAATGGGAAAAGGGCTTGCTCGACCAGCTGAAGCGCGACGGATACACGTTTTCGGCACCCGGATCCAGGCAATAA
- a CDS encoding dienelactone hydrolase family protein, which yields MAGFIDITAQDGRTFQAWLVEPRNAGTGAHGAVIFLAEAYNVNGWARATAQQFADAGFLVLAPDLYWRQAPGTYLEYTPASQQVCRALYAKMDFDAAIQDTVACMEHIRRHPASNGRVGLVGYCLGGKIAFLTAARAAPDASIGYYSIDLDEYFDETAAIACPSAFHFGALDQRVPARYADEIRQRKRQAQDLDVLVYPKAGHGFARSGQPPYEPESASQANRHTLDLLGRALA from the coding sequence ATGGCTGGCTTTATCGACATTACCGCCCAGGATGGCAGAACATTCCAGGCCTGGCTGGTTGAACCGCGCAACGCCGGGACGGGCGCGCATGGCGCCGTCATCTTTCTGGCGGAAGCCTATAACGTGAACGGGTGGGCTCGCGCCACCGCGCAGCAGTTCGCCGACGCGGGCTTCCTGGTGCTGGCGCCCGATCTGTACTGGAGGCAGGCACCGGGCACCTACCTCGAATACACCCCTGCCTCGCAGCAGGTATGCCGGGCCCTGTACGCCAAAATGGATTTCGATGCCGCCATCCAGGACACGGTCGCATGCATGGAACACATCCGGCGCCATCCCGCCAGCAACGGCCGCGTAGGGCTGGTCGGATACTGCCTGGGCGGGAAGATCGCATTCCTGACGGCCGCCCGGGCCGCCCCCGACGCATCCATCGGCTACTACAGCATCGACCTGGACGAGTATTTCGACGAAACCGCCGCGATCGCCTGTCCCAGTGCCTTTCATTTCGGGGCGCTGGACCAGCGCGTTCCCGCGCGCTACGCCGACGAGATCCGGCAACGCAAGCGGCAGGCGCAGGATCTCGATGTACTGGTCTATCCGAAGGCCGGCCATGGCTTCGCCCGTAGCGGCCAGCCGCCCTACGAGCCCGAGTCCGCCTCGCAAGCGAACCGCCACACCCTGGATCTGCTGGGCCGGGCGCTGGCCTAA
- a CDS encoding LysR family transcriptional regulator, whose protein sequence is MPKKSAERLERRHIETLVMVARLGSIHAAARALELPQPQVTNLLRDAELIVGHRLFERSHKGCTVLPEARDWIGSAIYAEKALGTLDTLNTSHRMRLRLGCIPRVTHVFVPALLSELEGMGDHFQLEILEGTSNQFQSLLMEGELDCFIGRRPAAMDEAGDRFAMETLYEEAVVLVAGRHHPLAKKARVELRDLAGYSWILPRSHSSSRKTLNDIFAREGIAAPTAMIASLSFLSHLHLVAKSDCLSIAPDRAAREFEDAGSISILRTPSNFGEYAIVMAHHHTILDHPGFREFAAAARRAAERIRTRRNRR, encoded by the coding sequence ATGCCGAAGAAATCCGCGGAAAGGCTGGAGCGCCGCCACATCGAAACCCTGGTGATGGTCGCCAGGCTCGGGTCCATCCACGCCGCCGCGCGCGCGCTCGAGCTGCCTCAGCCGCAGGTGACGAATCTGTTGCGCGATGCCGAGCTCATCGTCGGCCATCGCCTGTTCGAGCGCAGCCATAAGGGCTGCACGGTGCTGCCCGAGGCACGCGATTGGATCGGCAGCGCGATCTACGCGGAAAAAGCCCTGGGTACGCTGGATACCCTGAATACCTCGCACCGGATGCGCTTAAGGCTGGGCTGCATTCCGCGCGTCACGCATGTGTTCGTGCCGGCACTCTTGAGCGAGCTGGAGGGCATGGGCGACCACTTCCAGCTGGAGATCCTGGAAGGCACTTCCAATCAGTTCCAGTCCTTGTTGATGGAAGGCGAGCTGGATTGCTTCATCGGCCGGCGCCCGGCCGCCATGGACGAAGCGGGGGATCGCTTCGCAATGGAGACCTTGTACGAAGAGGCCGTGGTCCTGGTGGCGGGCAGGCATCATCCGCTGGCGAAGAAAGCCCGCGTGGAGCTGCGCGACCTGGCGGGATACTCGTGGATCCTGCCTCGCTCGCACAGCAGTTCGCGCAAAACCCTGAACGATATATTCGCGCGCGAAGGCATCGCGGCACCGACGGCGATGATCGCGTCGCTGTCGTTCCTGTCGCATCTTCACCTGGTCGCGAAAAGCGACTGCCTGTCCATCGCGCCCGATCGCGCCGCGCGGGAGTTCGAGGATGCCGGTTCGATCAGTATCCTGCGCACGCCGTCGAATTTCGGCGAGTACGCGATCGTGATGGCGCACCACCACACCATCCTGGATCATCCGGGCTTCAGGGAGTTCGCCGCGGCGGCCAGGCGTGCCGCCGAACGTATCCGGACGCGGCGCAATCGCAGATAG
- a CDS encoding Bug family tripartite tricarboxylate transporter substrate binding protein, whose translation MKISRRQFAAAAGLSLLPLLGCARGVMGGAEDFPAQTIRWIVPFPAAGSIDGVARVVARKMGEILGQQIIIDNRAGAGGRVGAKLVADARPDGYTQLFTLNTTYTIDKALFKNLAYDPDRAFEPVSIIAETSEMLVVSPTLKVKDLRAFMALMKAHPREYNYASSGVGGSLHLAMLYFQSLTGLELVHVPYKGGPPAVTDLMTGRVAAMFLNTPAASPYIRNHQIQALGVSTKSRSPYMPDIPTIAEAGVPGFDISVWFGLSVPAGTPRSVIDKMHDAVVKALEDPGVRKELANIGADPVGDTPGEFAARKDAESAKWTKVFKENHITLE comes from the coding sequence ATGAAGATCTCAAGACGGCAATTCGCCGCGGCCGCGGGCCTGAGCCTGCTGCCCCTGCTGGGTTGTGCGCGCGGCGTAATGGGAGGCGCCGAAGACTTTCCGGCGCAAACGATACGGTGGATCGTGCCCTTCCCCGCGGCCGGCAGCATCGATGGAGTGGCGCGGGTGGTCGCGCGAAAGATGGGCGAGATCCTCGGCCAGCAAATCATCATCGATAACCGGGCCGGCGCCGGCGGCCGTGTCGGCGCCAAGCTGGTCGCGGATGCCAGGCCCGACGGATACACGCAGCTGTTTACGCTGAACACCACGTACACCATCGACAAGGCGCTATTCAAGAACCTGGCCTACGATCCGGACCGCGCATTCGAGCCGGTATCCATCATCGCGGAAACGTCGGAGATGCTTGTCGTCAGCCCGACGCTGAAGGTCAAGGACCTGCGGGCCTTCATGGCGCTGATGAAGGCGCACCCGCGCGAATACAACTACGCGTCCTCGGGGGTGGGAGGATCGCTGCATCTGGCCATGCTCTATTTCCAGTCGCTGACGGGCCTGGAGCTGGTTCATGTCCCGTACAAGGGCGGGCCGCCGGCCGTGACGGACCTGATGACGGGCCGGGTCGCGGCGATGTTCCTGAACACGCCCGCCGCCTCTCCCTATATACGCAATCACCAGATCCAGGCGCTGGGCGTAAGCACGAAAAGCCGTTCGCCCTACATGCCCGATATCCCCACCATCGCCGAGGCCGGCGTGCCCGGCTTCGATATATCGGTCTGGTTCGGCCTATCCGTTCCCGCCGGTACGCCGCGGTCCGTCATCGACAAGATGCACGACGCCGTCGTCAAGGCGCTGGAAGATCCGGGCGTACGCAAGGAATTGGCGAACATCGGGGCCGACCCGGTCGGCGACACGCCTGGCGAATTCGCCGCTCGCAAAGATGCCGAAAGCGCCAAATGGACCAAAGTTTTCAAAGAGAACCACATCACGTTGGAGTAA
- a CDS encoding phosphosulfolactate synthase yields MPQTAYHMLEVPRLPPKPRTRSMIVMSETCIPLRQTEDLIEVAGSLIDYAKLTDHAGLIDRHSEAWIRRKIALYNDHGIPVIPGGIPFQVAVIQDKVNEFLQAVRDLGFAGVEMSEDTMPPLETGYREDLIRRALDMGLPVMTEMGRKNVDIPFNADEICEQILRDVELGVSKVYLESAEIQEIFEADPAALDKIASLGKNEFLLFELGLQNAQEKAAWLVERYGMDINFASVSPADVVPVDAIRRGVHRKAGFSYVTQYGRQ; encoded by the coding sequence ATGCCGCAAACTGCCTATCACATGCTGGAAGTGCCTCGCCTGCCCCCCAAGCCGCGGACGCGCAGCATGATCGTCATGTCGGAAACCTGCATCCCGCTGCGGCAGACCGAGGACCTGATCGAAGTGGCCGGATCGCTGATCGACTACGCCAAGCTGACCGATCACGCCGGCCTTATCGACCGCCATTCCGAAGCCTGGATACGACGCAAAATCGCCCTCTACAACGACCACGGAATCCCGGTCATACCCGGCGGCATCCCTTTCCAGGTCGCCGTGATCCAGGACAAGGTCAACGAATTCCTGCAGGCGGTGCGCGACCTGGGTTTCGCCGGTGTGGAGATGAGCGAAGACACGATGCCGCCGCTGGAAACGGGCTACCGCGAAGACCTGATCCGCCGCGCGCTGGACATGGGGCTTCCCGTCATGACGGAGATGGGACGCAAGAACGTCGACATCCCCTTCAATGCCGACGAGATCTGCGAACAGATTCTGCGCGACGTCGAACTGGGCGTGTCCAAGGTTTACCTGGAAAGCGCGGAGATCCAGGAAATCTTCGAGGCGGACCCCGCCGCCCTGGACAAGATCGCGAGCCTGGGAAAGAACGAGTTCCTGCTGTTCGAGCTGGGTTTGCAGAACGCCCAGGAGAAGGCCGCATGGCTGGTCGAGCGCTACGGCATGGACATCAACTTCGCCAGTGTGTCGCCCGCCGACGTCGTTCCGGTCGACGCGATCCGCCGTGGCGTGCATCGCAAGGCGGGATTTTCCTACGTCACGCAGTACGGCAGGCAATAG
- a CDS encoding SDR family NAD(P)-dependent oxidoreductase encodes MAGVLTGKTVVITGASRGIGLAAARLFAAQGASLALCARQAGPLALAAAELESAYGTPVLARTADIRDDASVRAFAAEVNARFRQVDVLVNNAGESSQREADGIHWPVNAVDSVGQDLPPGRFSLISDDEWRSALEQKLLGMVRVTRAFLPLLRQAGGGSIVNMASIKGRQPPPRVVTSGVAWAAVINLSKSLSLELAGDGIRVNVISVGGILTSQMEAGQQKWAPGKSLQEFLAPRTANIPLKRLGTVEEVAQTIYFLGSPASAYITGQCLAVDGGGSRAI; translated from the coding sequence ATGGCTGGCGTTCTGACCGGCAAGACAGTCGTCATTACAGGGGCAAGCCGAGGCATCGGACTGGCCGCGGCGCGCCTGTTCGCGGCGCAAGGCGCGTCCCTGGCGCTATGCGCGCGCCAGGCCGGCCCGCTCGCGCTCGCCGCCGCCGAACTGGAATCGGCTTACGGCACGCCCGTACTGGCCAGGACCGCTGACATCCGCGACGACGCCTCGGTACGGGCCTTCGCCGCCGAGGTGAACGCGCGATTCCGCCAGGTGGACGTGCTGGTCAACAACGCCGGCGAATCCTCGCAGCGCGAAGCGGACGGCATCCACTGGCCCGTCAATGCGGTCGACTCGGTCGGACAGGATCTGCCGCCGGGCCGTTTCTCGCTGATCAGCGACGATGAGTGGCGGTCCGCCCTCGAACAGAAGCTGCTCGGCATGGTACGCGTCACCCGGGCATTCCTGCCGCTGCTGCGGCAGGCAGGCGGCGGGAGCATCGTCAACATGGCATCGATCAAAGGACGGCAGCCGCCGCCGCGCGTCGTCACATCCGGCGTCGCCTGGGCGGCCGTCATCAATCTCAGCAAGAGCCTATCCCTGGAGCTGGCCGGTGACGGAATCCGGGTCAATGTGATCAGCGTGGGCGGCATATTGACCAGCCAGATGGAAGCGGGACAGCAGAAGTGGGCGCCCGGCAAAAGCCTTCAGGAGTTCCTGGCGCCTCGTACCGCGAACATTCCGCTCAAGCGGCTGGGAACGGTGGAAGAAGTCGCCCAAACCATTTATTTCCTTGGGTCGCCGGCATCGGCCTACATCACCGGCCAATGCCTGGCCGTCGATGGCGGCGGATCCCGGGCCATCTAA
- a CDS encoding TauD/TfdA dioxygenase family protein has protein sequence MANPQVNAPEHVQVVPTGAALGAEIRGVDLSQPVPEATKALLRKAWAEHLVLLWRDQALPETTFLDAAAIFGETKEPAARKFQVAGGFTVGGKRIAIDPRVSLISNLDENGDPVKDNGTLGSYEVVWHTDNSYAEVPPAGSMLYAITLPVNGGGDTSFNNQYLAYEELPDDLKQAIQGRQQLHDASRNSAGILRPTVKLPTTPEEVPGPIHPLVRKHPVTGRPALYLGRRRDWPSSYIIGMSNEESERLLDRLWAHATQEKYAWKHVWKIGDLVLWDNRCTMHFRSEVDPKQARVLYRTVIRGEAVIAG, from the coding sequence ATGGCCAACCCTCAAGTCAACGCGCCTGAACATGTCCAGGTCGTGCCCACCGGCGCCGCGCTGGGCGCGGAAATTCGTGGCGTCGATCTCTCTCAACCCGTACCCGAAGCCACCAAGGCCTTGCTGCGTAAAGCGTGGGCGGAACATCTCGTGCTTTTGTGGCGGGACCAGGCGCTGCCGGAAACCACGTTCCTGGATGCCGCGGCGATCTTCGGCGAAACCAAGGAGCCGGCCGCGCGCAAATTCCAGGTCGCGGGCGGCTTTACCGTCGGCGGCAAGCGCATCGCGATCGATCCCCGGGTATCGCTGATCTCCAACCTGGACGAGAACGGCGATCCGGTCAAGGATAACGGCACGCTGGGCAGCTACGAAGTGGTCTGGCATACCGACAACTCCTACGCCGAGGTACCGCCGGCCGGCAGCATGCTGTACGCCATTACGCTGCCCGTCAATGGCGGCGGCGATACGAGCTTCAACAATCAATACCTTGCCTACGAGGAATTGCCGGACGACCTGAAACAGGCCATCCAAGGCAGGCAGCAACTGCACGATGCCAGCCGCAACAGCGCGGGCATCCTGCGGCCCACCGTGAAACTGCCCACCACACCGGAAGAAGTGCCGGGCCCGATACACCCGCTGGTGCGCAAGCATCCCGTGACCGGGCGCCCTGCCCTTTATCTTGGCCGCCGCCGCGATTGGCCTTCGAGCTACATCATCGGCATGAGCAATGAAGAAAGCGAACGGCTGCTCGATCGTCTCTGGGCGCATGCGACGCAAGAGAAATACGCGTGGAAGCATGTCTGGAAGATCGGCGACCTCGTATTGTGGGACAACCGCTGCACCATGCACTTCAGATCGGAGGTCGACCCGAAACAGGCACGCGTGCTTTATCGAACGGTCATCCGCGGCGAGGCGGTCATCGCCGGCTAG